A genomic window from Aricia agestis chromosome 8, ilAriAges1.1, whole genome shotgun sequence includes:
- the LOC121729621 gene encoding ubiquitin carboxyl-terminal hydrolase MINDY-3 homolog, translating into MSAGTTSLASELASTRRLLWGANVKEDVFRRWAQGFHFSPDEPSALIQQEGGPCAAIAPVQGFLLKILLSETPGHSLQDLTSEKCNSLLVRAVCTILSQCLVPKYNIAVCRKTDTEAESSSGLNVSAEEQAFNAIDSFHRRIEVHSFQTISEVETFYTRNIRILKDKYGVLLLLYSVILSKGVQAVEAELSELSDPLIHSTYGYGSQGLINLMLTGRAVAHVWDHDQVVGGLRLRGIEKQNDIGFLTIMEHMQYCTVGSFYKNPKHPVWVLASETHLTVLFSTERRLAAPETVGESAERIFRSFDPEGNNFIPSAALQDVLCAAELVSEPEYVELMRRKLDSENLGIILLSAFMDEFFPGCERGAPDTFTLHHYNGLSRSNPGGRVVYSTGRAALLECPMRAATTDPMLTCLQTKWPSIDVVWDEGQSPSLN; encoded by the coding sequence ATGAGCGCTGGCACAACGAGCTTAGCAAGCGAGCTAGCCAGCACGCGTCGCCTGTTGTGGGGTGCTAACGTCAAGGAAGATGTGTTCCGACGGTGGGCGCAGGGTTTCCACTTCAGTCCCGACGAACCGAGCGCTCTCATCCAGCAGGAGGGAGGGCCGTGTGCCGCGATTGCGCCCGTACAGGGTTTCctccttaaaattttgttatccGAGACTCCTGGACATAGTCTTCAAGATTTGACATCGGAGAAGTGCAATTCCCTACTTGTGAGGGCAGTGTGTACAATTTTAAGCCAGTGTTTAGTTCCCAAATACAATATTGCCGTTTGTCGCAAAACTGATACGGAAGCAGAGTCGAGCTCCGGTCTCAATGTCAGTGCAGAAGAACAGGCTTTTAACGCCattgacagttttcacagaaGAATTGAGGTGCATTCCTTTCAGACGATATCCGAAGTGGAAACATTTTATACAAGGAATATTCGTATACTCAAAGATAAATATGGTGTTCTACTGTTGTTATATAGTGTTATTCTAAGCAAGGGAGTGCAAGCTGTTGAGGCGGAGCTGTCTGAGCTGTCCGATCCTCTGATACACTCGACTTACGGTTACGGATCACAGGGGCTCATTAATCTAATGCTAACTGGCAGAGCAGTCGCACATGTCTGGGACCACGATCAGGTAGTGGGAGGACTGCGGCTCAGAGGAATCGAAAAACAAAATGATATAGGTTTCCTTACCATAATGGAACACATGCAATACTGCACTGTCGGTTCTTTCTACAAAAATCCAAAGCATCCGGTATGGGTCCTAGCATCTGAAACTCATTTGACTGTACTTTTTTCTACTGAGAGAAGGCTCGCTGCCCCTGAAACAGTTGGAGAATCCGCTGAGAGGATATTCCGATCCTTTGACCCTGAAGGAAACAATTTTATCCCGTCTGCTGCTCTGCAGGACGTTCTGTGTGCTGCTGAATTGGTTAGTGAACCAGAGTATGTAGAATTGATGAGACGAAAGTTAGATTCTGAAAATTTAGGTATTATACTGTTAAGTGCATTTATGGATGAATTCTTTCCGGGTTGTGAGCGTGGTGCCCCAGACACATTCACCCTGCACCACTACAACGGACTCTCGCGCAGTAACCCCGGCGGTCGTGTCGTGTACAGCACGGGCCGGGCGGCGCTGCTGGAGTGCCCCATGCGGGCCGCCACCACGGACCCTATGTTAACGTGTCTACAGACAAAGTGGCCCAGTATCGATGTGGTATGGGATGAGGGCCAGTCCCCCTCCCTGAACTAG